The Macrobrachium rosenbergii isolate ZJJX-2024 chromosome 7, ASM4041242v1, whole genome shotgun sequence genome segment TCACGTCACACATAATATAAGGAGGACCAAGGGAcaggtgaaaaggtacaaaaatgtctACAAATAGATTAAGGAAGACCACACGTCATATAAGGAAGACCAAGGGACAGGTGAAAAGGCACAAAAATGTCTACAAACAGATTGCACACGTCATATAAGGAAGACCAAGGGGcaggtgaaaaggtacaaaaatgtctACAAACAGATTGCACATGTCATAGATAAGGGAAGACCAAGGAcaggtgaaaaggtacaaaaatgtctACAAACAGATTGCACACATAATATAAGGAAGACCAAAGGGACAagtgaaaaggtacaaaaatgtctACAAATAGATTGCACACGTCATATAAGGAAGACCAAGGGGCAGGTGAGGTAAAAATGGATTTCACGTCACAAAAATGTCTACAAATAGATTGCACGCATCATATAAGGAAGACCAAGGGGcaggtgaaaaggtacaaaaTGTCTACAAATAGATTGCACACGTCATATAAGGAAGACCAAGGGACAGGTGAAAAGGTATAAAAATGTCTACAAGTAGACTGCTCACGTCATATAAGGAAGACCACGGGAcaggtgaaaaggtacaaaaatgtctACAAATAGCTTGCACACGTCAAACTGAATGTGACAGGATGAAGAGTTGTAATAGTGAGGGTATGATCTAGGTAATGGCAAAGAATAACAGTGAAAGAGAATTGTTTTGTGAGAGTGAATCTATTTATGGCTGGTTTGAAGAACAGGCACGTGTGGCAGTTCATGTAGTTTCAATGCAAAGATAACTAACTACACATGCTATACATTCCATTTCATGGCCAGTTACATGGACCAGTTATATTTAAAGAATTATCACCTACAGaaagattttgataaatattttctatgCCAGTATATTAggatcatatatatgtatgtatatatatatatatatatatatatatatatatatatatatatatttatatatatatatatatatatatatatatatatatatatatatatatatatatatatatatatataaatatataattatgcatacacgcacacaaaacacacacacacacacacacacacacacacacacacacatatatatatatatatatatatatatatatatatatatatatatatatatatatatatatacatatatatatatatatatatatatatatatatatacatatatatatatatatatatatatatatatatatatatatatatatatacaatatataattaaatagacGATGTGGatgataatcatgataaaaaCTAGGAGGCagaaaatgattttgtaatactgtatatcagaTGGTTGATGGAGACCATAATTGCcgtaactgatttatgaaataCTAGAATATACTCAGACGCGGAAATGGAGAAACTGACGGCCTGGAGTAATCAAGGAATGATGGGAAGCGCGTCTCGCTAAAAAGAGCAAAAgtcaagggggaaaaaaaaaagtaaccaagTTGTTATTGGACCGTCGTAAAGGATTCCCTAATCTGACGTAATGGGCCAGTAAATTTTCTGTATAATCCTGATGCATGCTCCTCCTAACTCAGTACCAAGGAAGACAGAAACACGCGTAAGCTTACCCAGAAAcaccacagacagacagacagacagacagacagacagaagaggcGAAGAGCGCAGGAATACGACGCGAGTTCGAGACGGTTGAAGAAATAAAGTTGCACTTGATCTGGACGGCGTCTTCGTAGGTGTCAACACTCGACATATgtattagaatataaataaagcCTATCATACTGTATTATGTGTGGtattgttttaaaagtaaattaactgcaattttgccttgaagaaaaaaagttatacttGATCTGGACGGCGTCTTCTACCTACCGTTCGTAAGTGTCAACACTCGACATATgtattagaatataaataaagtcTATCATATTATGTGTGGcattgttttaaaagtaaatcaACTGCAATTTTGCCCCTGTTCGCGCCACGTGCCTTGCCTGTCCgtatttctctctcaaaaattaatCCAGATAATTTTCGGCCTCATAAAATCAGTGGCAAAGCAAATTGCCAGTGCCACTGTACTTGTGCCGATTATGAAAAGTTATTCACAATAATCACCTTTGTATTTTGATTAATCCTGTAAGCCAGCGGCgtctattttgagagagaaaagagaagagccTTCTGATTTGCCGGTGAGCATCAAAGGAGATCACAGCCTTGACCGATAAAGGATTAATCTAAAGCTCTGCAAAATAATCCTTGATTCGGGGGAAATTAGTATTCCGAAATTGCAACATAAAATCTTTCAGTTCGTTAACTTTATTAGTTTTCCCTTTGAGGTTGATACTTTAGCGCTGAATTATTACAGTGATCTTGGTGTTTTGCTCGTATGATGAGATCAGTAAAATCTTGAGGTTTCAGAGATTCattatttcaaggaaaaaaatgataaaattctttacagagagagagagagagagagagagagagagagagagagagagagagagagagagagagagagagagatcttgtgaAAAGAATAAAGGAGTTAATTTGTGACGGTATGGCAATCATCACTGAGAGAATACGCAAAACGCACACTCCAcaacccacacacacgcacacacacaatatatatatatatatatatatatatatatatatatatatatatatatatatatatatatatatatgtgtgtgtgtgtgtatgtaggtacataatatatgtatatatatacatgtgcatatatatatatatacatattatatatatatatatatatatatatatatatatatatatatatatatatatatatatatataaagtgtatgcaGTATGACTGTGATTGTTCATGTTAAACAGTTTTCTCCAGCACTGAATTAGGTAAGAAAaaatgacatatatgaaaattttatcttatttcctcTGATAATGGAACCGATATCAGAGAGTGCACAACATAAATttcgtaaaaaacaaaatagatacgatattcataaaatttcactGAAAGGGAGTAGGAGAGAGACATGGAGAAacatcatcatataaaaaaaaacaatgcatgagagagagagagagagagagagagagagagagagagagagagagagagagagagagagtgagtctgaaatttcgcacacacacacacacacgcgcgcgtacACAAACAGACACGCACAAATACCTCGCGAAACAAGAGAGCTCTTTCAGGCTTCTCCAGAGAAGTTGCCCGAAATACTCTCTATAGTTCATGACGTTAATTAATTCTTCCGAAGAAATGGCTTTTCCAAATTCTTCCAACAACTCCCGAAAGTTTTGCTTCCGCTCCCCTTCCCTCACATCCTCCTCAGCCTAACCCTCGGtcttcctcctattcttcttctcctccacatTCTTGGAGCCTGGGATGTGATTAGAAGAGATCAGAGGGATGCCAAGAATAGTGACAGAAGTTGGATCCCATTTAAGTTGATCGGAAAAAGGCTGGAGGGATTATGAGATAAACTGGGATTAGAGAGACAAAAGTAGGATTacaaggaaaaaggaataaaaacacgtAGAGAAATCCCAGCAGAAGagaatattcatgtttatatgctcgaatttatgaataaattcaaatttccatGTCTCTTCACCAATATGCTTGTCGATAATAACAGAAGtaataaccaaaaaataattaatttctattataccaataaaaacaataagagtAGGGTGTTCAAAGATCATTTTAACGACATTGCTATGGTAAAAATTAGCGGACAAGTCAATATGTGACTTTGCTAACACTAGAAAGTCTTGTCCAAGTATTCTGTCTTCTCTcatccataaatattttttttatttttatttttgggagcaCCATTGTAGCTTCAGCCACATCAGGACATACTGAGGATCTCCTTTCTAATACTGATAATCGGCTATTTATTCTGTGAAGCTTTTCAGAATTTCATGTCATCCTCACATTAAAAGTATCAGGCAGGTAAGAGTTCGATAGTCTTGTTAACTAAGCTTCCTGTTTTAGGTTTTGCTCTCTCTCGACACACTCATTTCTAACATTTTTGTTCGTATCCGATATTTCCAGCTATCAAtacgtcaccctcataaactaactgcctaagtcattttttgCCCAAGTCGCAATCATGACTTGGTCATAGTGATAATAATGCCTAAGTCACTGAGTGACTTAGGCAGAAagctttttgggaaatttattccaCTTACTTTCTACTTCTGACTTAGGCAAGTATACCAGTAGGTGCGCCACATTTTGGAGAGTTGATTTGggcaaaaatccaaaaatcaatgaaaaatgatttaggcagttagtttatgagggtgacgaaTAGTAAAATACCTGTTTAATTTGAATATATAGCCATGTTTTCTAAATTCCAGTTGCGCCTTACAAGGCCTGTTAAACCTCTCAACAACACATTCAACCCATACCACAGTGTCTCACTTGTTATCACAACATCTGGCTTAGTTCTTAAACCACTTAAACCACTAAGATAGAACTCCTCACGGGGATATTGTTTATTAACGAAATTTTTGTACTGATCAacatagaaaagggtgtatatgatgCAGTGCAGGCGAGGTAACTTGATCAATTTAacgaaataatttgagaaatttaccgtctgGCCCATGCATCGTTAATAGCTGGCTCCTCTGTAAGAGAGGCTGTACTGCTCTGGATCAAGCCTACTTGCCCCTGAAAAGCGTTAGGCTAGACGTGGTGTAGTTTTCGCAATGCTCCAAACCAGTCACTGGGTAACCTCTCAAGAACTCCATGCCCGTTGACTCGCTCATGGTTATGCCCGAAACCTCACTGGGTCAAAGATGCCTGATGATAGTGTTAGCTATGATCCCGGCCAAACCCATCTGCCCATCTATGTGGATAGGCAAACATGCAAACACTGCAGTGAGAGGAGTAATATCATGAGGTCACACATTGCTTGCTCAGTGAGTAAAGAGCGTTTGTGCATGAAACAGAATAATTATTGTTTCCTTGAGTTCCACATAAATTGAATGTTTCTGGTGTGCTTTAGCCCCCACATGTACaaattgcatttaaaatttttgtatgtacTTTGTTCCCCAAAGATAAATTAGTCTTACGTTTGGGTATATTTTCaccatttatgattatttttaattgtctCTGTGATTTATAGTAGTGTCCGGCAAAGGCTTAAAGGGGCTGGTAATGGACCTTATAATAGGATTTTGATTAAGCAAGTGAGAATAACAGAAGGATTCATGGGGATTCATGAGGAAATGGAAATCAAGGGTTTGTCTTGAAACAGTGGTAAGAGTGAGACGAACGAGACTATACCTAGACCTAGAGAAAGTTTGTGGCATTGGTAGAGGTGTGATATGGAGAGTGTTGAAGATGTATGCCTAGAAGGCAATTCTTTGagatttgtttgttctttttagtgCAGTTAATCACCCTGTTACCTAGTTCAACAACAGTTTCCGGCTCGCACTGAAAGTTACTCCTCTATAAAAGGcagtggtttgtatttctgtataagcaaatgaaaattcaTGCAAGAATTACACACTGTGTGAAGTTACATGAATTGTGAAAAGACTGAAAACGGGAAAAAATGAGTACTCCCATTAACACACCAGTGACACAGTAATGCACTGACCAGGAGGCATTACGCGCTAAAGTAGGAGTGAACTTTTTCTAACACTGAGCATAACACCTCAAAAACTAGCACAGCACAACAAATGAGAAAAGAATAGCACTTATACCGGAAAGCACAGCAGAACAACACATTTTTCAAACCGACGAATGATGCACTAACTTGTGGGACAGTGGAGTACGGCTTGGACATGGGCagtaggacttttttttttttttttttagatccaaTAAGTTGGCGTGACCAGGTCCTGTTCAGACATAGTCAAGTCGAATGTGACATAcagtaataaatgtataaatgggacagttaccacagtaatactttgataaaagggacagtcaggacagtaatacttgggtaaatgggaaagtcagtattgtaataagtggataaaatggacagtccgTACAGTCTGCTACACTTTGTACCTTGTGGGTTAGAATATACTTTGTACTTTCTGGggtgtatgtgcatgcatgtgtatttgtgtacaaaACCAAAATTCATACGATAATACAAAGTTGAAAATGAATCATACCTGTCACTATCACTGGTTGAAGAAGAATCTTCACTGGCACTGTGATCACTATTTATACATTGGAAGAGCCACCATCGCTGTCACCATCCGCTATTCCTTCATCTTCTCCATCGTTAACATTGCCTGCACTGGTAGCAAATGGAGAAGCTGTGGAAGTGGAAGCAAACACTCCCTGCAAGGGACTGGTACTTTCTTGTGATGTAGATAATGTGCCCGGATTGGATATTGTTGATGTCGACGCAGATGGCGAAGAAGCACTTGCCTCTGACGAATTGCTACTTGACGTATCTCTGCTGGACAAGTCATTTGGGCCCCTTACTACTAATCTGGAATTTCGAGAAAGGAGACTAAAAATACAATTATGAAGCACTTTACATCTGTCTCAATTCTATTGCAGTACAATTCAGATAGAGACCTTCTGTTTTAAAGTATTATTAACTCCTTAACATATATGAATCTTCTCTTAAGATACATGTGAGAAATTTTTAAATTCCCAGAAAAATTTACAAAGTAACCTGTAGCACAGTTCCATAGGGAAGCAATCACAGAACATCATCCTGCGCTTTTCtcttatattaattatatataaaattaaactgtCAGTACtgttcagttatttaaaaaattaagcatcaGAGCTGAACCTTGGAATGTTTAGAATTAAGACAACAGCCAAAAGGGCATTCCagaaagaatatttgaaagatcCATAAGTCTCAAATCTCATGCCTGGGAAAACATTAATGACTCAGTGGTGTGGTGATtggtatataatctttttttttagtggagaCAGCTCTTGTCCTTCAAAacatataaaatcagttcaaatATATGTCTATCATTTGCACAACGGCTAcgacatacagaaaacataattggCCAACAGCATTAAATCTCACTGACTGTCTACTTTACCTACTCCACTCGAACAACTGGCAGGACTGGCAGCACTGTCTGCTGGTGAGTCAGCAAAAAAAGTAGTAGCAGTGCCACTGTTGTTAGCACTTCCATTGCTCTCTGCTACTTCAGCTGAATCAGTTTCTTTCCCCTTTATATGGAGGTATCTGAAGTTCTTTTAATGTCACTGTAATAACGAATTGAATCAATCATTAAAAAATGATCGTTCATGCGCATATAGCATTTACTTCTTTTCAGTAACTAAGCATATACTGACTAAACTAAAAGTATATACTGACTGAACTCAAATTCCACAATGCCATACCTTTACTGGTATCTGGTAACGGGCTGTAAAGAGTAACGGTGTTTTTATGTCTATCTAAAATGCAGTACATACAGGACCCTGTAAACCAGCCATTAGCTTCTTTACCACTTGCTTCAACATATATCTGTGAACATATAAAAGAATTAAGGTATTGCCATTCctcaaaaaaattacattacaattattaataattactgcACCTATAACAATGACCACTAAAATTTGTCATGTCATATTTAGACACAAAGGATGATACTAAAACCGGTTTATGCATTTATAAAATGACCGCAGTTTGTAAAAACAAATGCTACCTAGACCATATACctctttcttttgaaaacttGACTGCAACCTTACTTACATGAATAGgatatgcaaaaaatttatttgaaatccaGAGTAAGAGAGAATCATAAACTCACTTTTTCACAATGTTCACCACATGGGTGTGTGTTGAGTGTGTTAATGCTTACATTtagctgtgtttgtttgtgagtggCAAACTAGACAGCACTCAAGGTTCATTGCAGTGCCCTGGCAGCCCCCCATTCCCTTTGGCTTCTTCCCACCTCACTGTACCTTGCTTGTAATTTTCACCTCATTTTAGAAACAAATCTTTTATGCAAGCCCCTACAAGTCTGAATTTACTCAGTAGACCCAATCTAATAGTAGCAATGCTTGTTTAGGACCAAGTAGATTTGTGATCCATTGGTTTGGTGTAAAGGTGAGGCTGAGGTAAGGGTGAGATATGTATCCATGACAGTTTATTAAATTTCTAAATAGAAATACAAGGAAAGTCAGTAAAAGGGCAGATGTTAGCGAAAGTACATAGGATATAGGATAAGAACAGGGAAAATTAATGGAGCGTGGAGTTATTGATGTTCCAGAAAATATGGGATTACATAAGGATAACGAGGGAAAGCAGAACTTTGTAAGGGGATGATAGTCGATGATAATTCAAATGGATGGCAGGAATAAGAATTTTAAGTGGCATATGAATGGTGGAAAAGGGGAAGTTATGTCtctgataaatttttaaatgaaaagttatagGAAGAAATAGGAGCTGACtcacagaataagtgaagcaTAGGAGGTCGCATACGTCTCTGCAAATGGTAACAAAGAAATCTTTGAGTCTCTTGAACCGAAGGTAGATTTTTGAGCTATCAATAGAACTGTAGAGAGACACAGTACTACTAATCACTTCCATGTGAATCACTGATTATCATCATGTTCCGTCTGAATAAGGATGCAGACATTTTTAACACAATGTTGCTTATACATTGAGAGCAAATTCTACCACTTTATAAGGTTCAGTCTTGTAAGTCATTCGTTCTCGAAATACAGGTGTTCAACTAAACATGTTGGttttattaatactattaaaaaGTTTACTTTGCTTTATCGAAAAGACAGTAGGTAGATGTTGAATGCAGAtgagaaaaatgaattataaaactcttgaaatgaaatatttgcgCAGCATAGTGAGTTTAGAAGTACTGAAACATTAGAAATAGGACAAATCtagacatgataaaaaaaaaaaactactgatcaATGAAAAGGCTAATCGGAGAATTTTGAAATCTGACCACCTTTCGAGGATGGTGGACAAtagaaattactgattttttttttttttttttttggtaaatggaACTGTTAAGGGAAATGAtgagaaggaaaagggggaaatTGCATCCTAGATGATCAGGGACGTGTAGGAAATTAAAGGACTTGTTTTACAGGAAGCGCGAGAATGCACTCAGAATTATAGGTTGGGATTGCAGCTAGTGTAACAGACGAAGGTCGATGTTGCAGTGGTGTTCATTATATGCAGGCATATGGATGATCTTTTCGTCATTTATTGCATGATGTATTTTCTTGAATGCGGAGGTAATTGTGGTCTCTATTACTTTGAACCCACCTCGTAATAGAGGAAATggcatacataaattatatgtatgtatttatgtttatatatatatatatatatatatatatatatatatatatatatatatatattatatgatatataatatatacacacacacacacacacacacatatatatatatatataatatatatatatatatatatatatatatatatatatatatatatatatatatatatataatatatatatatatatatatatatatatatatatatatatatatatatattatatatatatatatatatatatctttacatgtgtgtgtatatgagagaaagaaaagagaaagagtgctgaagtatatttgaaatttttgaaatgCACACAATTTACAAGGCTACCAACAAAAAGTGGAATTTCCATTTAATATAGCAAAAAATCCCCTTCCGTCCAGCCCTTACAGGAATTGTCCTGCCTCTCTCGCCCCCTACGTTCATCTCCAAAACCGTTAGCTTCAAATGCAATGGCTGAGGTTGTTAAGCAAAATGGAGGATGCAACATGAATTAATGTGAAGTTGTAAATAGGATTGCACGTAAAATACTTTAATAGCTAGCTgagagacaaacacacatacagacggAGGCTGAGTAAGAGGTaattgaaagggaaaaaattaacaacCCCTTTATGTTCGTTTTTAGAGCTGGGATGTAAGTGCAGTTTGCATCGTTTCATCCCTTACGAGACAAGGATATCGTAAAGTAGACGACATttccaaatttttcaaaatacaatgttGGCAAtttatctttggaattattaCCAGGTGTTGAATATTTCTCAGGTAGTTGATGTTGATACGCTCTACCATTGTGGCCATAAACTTGGAATAACTTGCAAATATGTAGAAATTTATAAAGTTATTTCACCATAAAGGCGGAATAACTTGGAAATACAAGGAACCTTTGCAAATACGAATTATCtgccagaaagaaaaaatctctagtttcgaaatttaaatttagatttcaaaGGTCTCCtgctgcctatatatatatatatatatatatatatatatatatatatatatatatatatatatatatatatatatatatatatatatatatatatatatatattatgacttttttatcacactgaTTTATATGCTCGTACAACAGTTTGAGGTTAACAAATAaagtaatatcaaattcacgctgcctgaggtagtgtgaatttgatgttaagcgacatttgtagcttcatgattatatatatatatactgagttaTTTGTAACATACAAACACTTGCTGTGTTCAGTGATCTTGCAGGTGTCTTAAGTGTTTATTCAGCGCCTAGCGTACGATGACTTTTAGGATTCAGTTGTGTCAGTCTTTCCGAAGGCAGTTGGAAACTACAGAAATTCCATCCACATGAGAACGGAAGTAAATTCAGCAACTGATCGATCGGTGACCTGAGCATTGTTCGGAGGGTGCTCAGATACAGTGTCACGTGTCAAAGatagaaattttcaacatttatctcatgtgttttggtgtgtttataaactGGATTTTAATAGAGATGGTTCTGTTTTTTGCCAGGAATATTTTAATGGACCCATGATTAATTGGAGAGAATATCCTCCTATATAAGCAAGCATTTACTCGTATAATGGCTGATGTGGGAAGTGTTTGTTTAAAATGGAACCAGTgacagaaatgactttgaaagctATGTGTAACAGACTTCAGTGAAATAGGGGTTGGTTTAAAGATTTGGCAGGCGGGGACAGGAAATAATCCCCATGTAtcaagctttcagccacggcccggtggtggcttgtcctatatcgttgccatattCACAATTATGGcagactttaaccttaaataaaataaaaactacagaggctagagggctgcaatttggtatgtttgacgactggagggtggatgatcagcataccaatttgcagccctctatcctcagtagtttttaagatctgagggcggacagaaaaagtgtggacagacaggcaaagccatcacaatagttttcttttacagaaaactcaaaaatatattatacaaattagtGACATGAAGAGTGTGATGAGAGATCAAGGGTAACTTGAGCAGTGTGACTGCCTGTTCATGCGATGGGACGGTTTTGAATTTAACTGGATGTTTAAAGAACAGAGGGGCGCTGTCATACTGGCCACATTTGTAGGAAGTTGCAAACCTTGGAAAATTCTTCAAGTCTTTCATATCACTGGGAGCTAGATAAGATGTAAACAACGTATTAAAGCCTTTTGGCACTATTTATTATGACGCGTCATAAGTAAATTACTTGACGACAGTAGAGGTCCCTGTTTCACCTGAGCATACGttcaattcagaaaaaaatgcTGTTATTTACTTTTGATTGTCTTAAAAATACTCCAAGACCTATTCGGTTCAAAGAGCTGTCCATCTAAAGTGGAATCATATTGTAATTTAAACTATTTCTTATTTGAGAGCAAGATTCCACTAAGGCATGGGCTACCACTTTTGATTTTGGTTAACGGTAAGGCATAAGGTGATTTACTTGCACTAGTTGCATAAACAACCGTTAATTTGGAGTTTCCTTACAAATAGATAATGgagattattttaatgattttctggGGGCTATAAATTGTTCCCTAAATGGCGCTTGTGGAATAGGTGTTTTTTAAACGTATCCTATCTCCTGGCTAGAAGATTTCAAACCTTAATTAAACTTGTTCTGTCTTCATTATGGGCcagggttttttttggggggagggggttgtttaGAACAAATTCATAAAGTTATACAAACTTTTCGTTCAACTGCAGTAGTAAATATTCTGGAATGCTTATCATTTCTTAATTGTGACTACCTTGTAAGACGTTTACTTTCGTTATAATTAGATTTGTCCCATGTTTTCTCCCAAACGTTATTTCAGAGGCAGACACAACTTACCAGGTACATGAGTAGGTCTAAGTCTTCATTctaatatctttgtttttaatgattatattttcatgttatttttatggcCTGATATACTGTGTACATGCCATATGTTTGAAGCCATAACAGCGGCAATGTTAAAGCTTTGAAGTGCCTGTTAGAAAAGACCATTTGTGAGATTAGTACCTAATTTGCATTGTAATACCTAATGAAAACCTCTGCAAAGTAAAGATGTTCTAGAGACTTCCTAGTAGGAGATAAGAAGTACAATTCTTAACTGGCCAAACATTAAAAACCTTGGTgtggtttaaaatatatttagcatATTTCGTTTCATTTGCGGGTTTTACGTGGCGAACTGTACGATCGAAGATGATTTTATGAACAGAGGTCTTACGAATCTATATTACtatgaaaggaggagaaaaatactTTGTTCACTTTAACTATTAACTTGGCAAGCAtgacaggagtatatatatatatatatatatatatatatatatatatatatatatatatatatatatatatatatatatatatatatatatataccaacataaaacaagtaaaaattgcgccgaagtttcttctggcgcaatcgagtttactgtacagcagctatagcgtataatcaagaccaccgaaaatagatctatcttttggtggtctcggtataacgctgtatgagccgcggcccatgaaactttaaccaccgcatggctaattttaacattaactaaaataaaaactaccgaggctagagagcttcaatttagtatgtttgatgattggagggtggatgatcaacataacaatttgcagccttctagcctcagcagtttttaaattctgagggcagacagaaaaaagtgctgactgacagacaaagcc includes the following:
- the LOC136840375 gene encoding sericin-2-like, which produces MDTLDGYKEKEIIIQYSNYGLNRARNQRTYIECRGGGRGRAGNVEVDTGPSRERRMGFHCQLEISDVGAKHDRFGRLPKLAFTSGERRERGTCVRDGILEASALPREISSCPGGVTEKVIVFELQFSGKETDSAEVAESNGSANNSGTATTFFADSPADSAASPASCSSGVGKVDSQLVVRGPNDLSSRDTSSSNSSEASASSPSASTSTISNPGTLSTSQESTSPLQGVFASTSTASPFATSAGNVNDGEDEGIADGDSDGGSSNV